The proteins below are encoded in one region of Vicinamibacteria bacterium:
- a CDS encoding SUMF1/EgtB/PvdO family nonheme iron enzyme: protein MHARVPIPAGTFLMGREGKLDNERPVHRVFVSAFEMAETPVTNRHYRIFLERTGAPPPPFWSEPGFDDPDQPVVGVSWMEARRFCWWLASETGLEIRLPTEAEREKAARGRLESATFPWGDDPARGGPARIHGPLERPERVRSSPPNGYGLYHMGDMVHEWCLDAYRADYYLVSPERDPCASGSPRRSARGGSWRHSILVTACASRSSLPPSFHYSDFGFRWVRTF from the coding sequence GTGCATGCTCGCGTCCCGATACCTGCGGGAACTTTTCTCATGGGGCGCGAGGGGAAACTAGACAACGAGAGGCCCGTTCATCGCGTCTTCGTCTCGGCCTTCGAGATGGCCGAGACGCCCGTCACCAATAGACACTATCGCATTTTTCTCGAGCGAACCGGAGCTCCGCCGCCCCCGTTTTGGAGCGAGCCCGGCTTCGACGATCCCGACCAGCCCGTTGTAGGCGTGAGTTGGATGGAAGCCCGTCGTTTCTGTTGGTGGCTCGCGAGCGAAACGGGTCTCGAAATTCGCCTCCCAACCGAGGCCGAGCGGGAGAAAGCGGCTCGCGGACGGCTCGAGAGTGCGACGTTCCCCTGGGGAGACGATCCCGCCCGAGGTGGCCCCGCGCGGATCCACGGACCGCTCGAGCGGCCCGAGCGGGTACGCTCTTCGCCGCCGAACGGCTACGGCCTGTACCACATGGGTGACATGGTGCACGAGTGGTGTCTCGACGCCTACCGTGCCGACTACTATCTCGTCTCGCCCGAACGCGATCCCTGCGCGTCCGGTTCCCCACGTCGCTCCGCTCGCGGTGGTTCTTGGCGCCACTCGATCCTCGTTACCGCCTGCGCTTCGCGGAGCAGCCTGCCGCCGTCGTTCCACTACTCCGATTTCGGGTTCCGCTGGGTCCGCACGTTTTGA